Proteins from one Deinococcus apachensis DSM 19763 genomic window:
- a CDS encoding NADPH-dependent FMN reductase, whose product MKFAVLSTSLDPVSRSRWMAGLTAAQLGADGYDVTLLDLRDTPLPPFDNDTCYAHPNAELYHRVIGEADGVFLAVPVYNWGLGAGVKNLVELTGSTDPERGLHGAWFDQPVTFLVSGGLAHGYLSHGAFAFGLMTDFRCVVSPHFVYATSAEWAADGVPGKWLARTVERGVDLAARLRDRPYRSIWEV is encoded by the coding sequence GTGAAGTTCGCGGTGCTGTCCACCAGCCTCGATCCCGTCAGCCGCAGCCGCTGGATGGCCGGGCTGACGGCGGCGCAACTGGGGGCTGATGGGTATGACGTGACGCTGCTCGACCTGCGGGACACGCCCCTGCCCCCCTTCGACAACGACACCTGCTACGCGCATCCGAACGCGGAGCTGTATCACCGGGTCATCGGGGAGGCGGACGGGGTCTTCCTCGCCGTGCCCGTCTACAACTGGGGCCTGGGGGCGGGTGTCAAGAATCTGGTCGAGCTGACGGGCAGCACCGACCCTGAGCGGGGGCTGCACGGCGCGTGGTTCGACCAGCCGGTCACCTTCCTCGTCTCGGGAGGCCTGGCACACGGCTACCTGAGCCACGGGGCCTTCGCCTTCGGGCTGATGACGGATTTTCGCTGCGTGGTGAGCCCCCACTTCGTGTACGCGACCTCGGCGGAGTGGGCGGCGGACGGGGTGCCGGGCAAGTGGCTGGCGCGCACGGTGGAGCGCGGCGTGGACCTCGCCGCCCGGCTGCGGGACCGGCCCTACCGCTCGATCTGGGAAGTATGA
- a CDS encoding RluA family pseudouridine synthase, giving the protein MTARAPLLPPTEKPRVLVEHPDFYVVGKPALWLTHPVRARVDVPDVLTFMRAETGERDLAPPHRLDRETSGTQLLSRDPDAARRFFTLFKEHLVGKTYLALVHGSPGWERLTLDAPLGDLGLGGANKVVIRQAVVPNGRPAVTDFRMVERRAGFTLIEAYPRSGRLHQIRAHLAHLGLPMVGDKIYGRDPQAFLDFMETGQTPELTARLLLPRQALHAARIAFPWAGTQFAAEAPLASDLQAFWDGLETDQAKGDSSSP; this is encoded by the coding sequence ATGACGGCCCGCGCGCCCCTCCTGCCTCCCACCGAGAAGCCGCGCGTGCTGGTCGAGCATCCCGACTTCTACGTGGTGGGCAAGCCCGCGCTGTGGCTGACCCATCCGGTGCGGGCGCGGGTGGACGTACCCGATGTACTGACCTTCATGCGGGCCGAGACGGGCGAGCGTGACCTCGCGCCGCCCCATCGCCTCGACCGTGAGACGAGCGGGACGCAACTGCTGAGCCGCGACCCCGACGCCGCCCGGCGCTTTTTTACCCTGTTCAAGGAACATCTGGTCGGCAAGACGTACCTGGCCCTCGTCCACGGGTCGCCGGGGTGGGAGCGGCTGACCCTCGACGCCCCGCTGGGGGATCTGGGGCTGGGCGGGGCGAACAAGGTCGTGATCCGGCAGGCGGTCGTGCCGAACGGGCGGCCCGCCGTGACGGATTTCCGGATGGTGGAGCGGCGGGCGGGCTTCACGCTGATCGAGGCCTATCCCCGCTCGGGACGGCTGCACCAGATTCGTGCCCACTTGGCGCACCTGGGCCTGCCAATGGTGGGCGACAAGATTTACGGGCGCGACCCCCAGGCCTTCCTCGACTTCATGGAGACGGGGCAGACGCCGGAGCTGACCGCCCGGCTGCTGCTCCCCCGGCAGGCGCTGCACGCCGCCCGCATCGCCTTTCCATGGGCCGGAACCCAGTTCGCCGCGGAGGCGCCGCTGGCATCCGATTTGCAGGCATTCTGGGACGGGCTGGAGACGGACCAGGCCAAGGGCGATTCAAGTTCCCCCTGA
- the pdhA gene encoding pyruvate dehydrogenase (acetyl-transferring) E1 component subunit alpha, translating to MSQPQTTPPDPLTAGAAAYEDAQGEMFQTLAPDGSVIRPEALPDVPTRLHLYRQMRRVRHFDERAWVLYRTGRMGVFPPYGGMEASQVGTAAALTHDDWLFPTYRDTGAALAYGLPIPQTLAYWRTSPHGWAMPQDLKILPFYIPIATQYPHAVGAALAERRRGTANVAMAYIGDGGSSEGDFHEALNFAGALDAPCVFILQNNGWAISVPTRTQTRATNLSRRADGYGIPGVRVDGNDVLATYHVTAEAVRRARAGEGPTLIETVTYRIKPHTLADDPSRYRTDADNLGWDAKDPVTRLRAHLLAEGHLTEEEDTALTREIEAEFEAALAVADAFPEPTPAEIVDHVFAEPTPQLRRQRAQLLAEEQA from the coding sequence ATGTCCCAGCCCCAGACCACCCCACCCGATCCCCTGACCGCCGGGGCCGCCGCCTACGAGGACGCGCAGGGCGAGATGTTCCAGACCCTCGCACCCGACGGCAGCGTGATCCGGCCCGAGGCCCTGCCCGACGTGCCCACCCGCCTGCACCTGTACCGCCAGATGCGCCGCGTCCGCCACTTTGACGAGCGCGCGTGGGTGCTGTACCGCACCGGCCGCATGGGTGTGTTTCCCCCCTACGGCGGGATGGAGGCGAGCCAGGTCGGCACCGCTGCCGCGCTGACCCACGACGACTGGCTGTTCCCGACCTACCGCGACACGGGCGCCGCGTTGGCGTACGGCCTGCCCATCCCGCAGACGCTGGCGTACTGGCGCACCAGCCCGCACGGCTGGGCAATGCCGCAGGACCTCAAGATCCTGCCCTTCTACATCCCCATCGCCACTCAGTACCCGCACGCGGTCGGGGCGGCCCTGGCCGAGCGGCGCCGGGGGACGGCCAACGTGGCGATGGCCTACATCGGCGACGGGGGCAGCAGTGAGGGCGACTTCCACGAGGCGCTGAACTTCGCGGGCGCGCTGGACGCCCCCTGCGTGTTCATCCTCCAGAACAACGGCTGGGCGATCAGCGTGCCGACCCGCACCCAGACGCGGGCGACGAACCTCTCGCGCCGGGCGGACGGTTACGGCATCCCCGGCGTTCGGGTGGATGGCAATGATGTGCTGGCGACCTACCACGTGACGGCCGAGGCGGTGCGCCGCGCCCGGGCGGGGGAAGGTCCTACGCTCATCGAGACGGTGACCTACCGCATCAAGCCCCACACCCTGGCCGACGACCCCAGCCGTTACCGCACGGACGCCGACAACCTGGGCTGGGACGCCAAGGACCCGGTGACCCGCCTGCGCGCCCACCTGCTCGCGGAGGGGCACCTGACCGAGGAGGAGGACACGGCCCTCACCCGCGAGATCGAGGCTGAGTTCGAGGCGGCCCTCGCGGTCGCCGACGCCTTCCCCGAGCCCACCCCCGCCGAGATCGTGGACCACGTGTTCGCCGAGCCCACCCCGCAACTGAGGCGCCAGCGCGCGCAACTCCTGGCCGAGGAACAAGCATGA
- a CDS encoding alpha-ketoacid dehydrogenase subunit beta encodes MTATAPSKTKTMTMVAAINDALALALERDPAVHIFGEDVGVMGGVFRATDGLQTRFGAERVFDTPLAEAGIVGMGVGMGLAGLKPVAEIQFAGFLYPALDQILSHLGRYRHRTRSRYHLPMVVRAPYGGGVHTPEQHADSPEAILAHTPGVKVVIPSTPADAKGLLLAAIEDPDPVFFFEAIKLYRSVKEEVPEGYYTVPLGKARVVTEGDDVTVICYGGMVEVAQKAAEAARAHGIGVEVIDLRTLVPLDTDTILASVQKTGRVVIVTEAPRTGGFHSEISATVAEEAIEFLRSPIVRVTGFDAPYPPFTSIEDVYRPNPVRVARAIRQVMAY; translated from the coding sequence ATGACCGCCACTGCCCCCAGCAAGACGAAGACCATGACGATGGTGGCCGCCATCAACGACGCGCTCGCGCTCGCGCTGGAGCGGGACCCCGCCGTCCACATCTTCGGGGAGGACGTGGGCGTAATGGGCGGCGTGTTCCGCGCGACCGACGGTCTCCAAACCCGTTTCGGCGCCGAGCGCGTGTTCGACACCCCGCTCGCCGAGGCCGGGATCGTGGGCATGGGCGTCGGCATGGGGCTGGCGGGCCTGAAGCCGGTCGCGGAGATCCAGTTCGCGGGCTTCCTGTACCCGGCGCTCGACCAGATCCTCTCGCACCTGGGCCGCTACCGTCACCGCACCCGCAGCCGCTACCACCTGCCCATGGTGGTCCGCGCGCCCTACGGCGGCGGCGTCCATACTCCAGAGCAGCACGCCGACTCCCCCGAGGCGATCCTGGCGCACACTCCCGGCGTCAAGGTCGTGATTCCCAGCACCCCCGCCGACGCCAAGGGCCTGCTCCTGGCCGCCATCGAGGACCCCGACCCGGTCTTCTTCTTCGAGGCGATCAAGCTCTACCGGTCGGTGAAGGAGGAGGTGCCGGAGGGGTACTACACGGTGCCGCTCGGGAAAGCCCGTGTGGTGACCGAGGGCGACGACGTGACCGTGATCTGCTACGGCGGCATGGTCGAGGTCGCGCAGAAGGCCGCCGAGGCCGCCAGGGCGCACGGGATCGGCGTGGAGGTCATTGACCTGCGGACGCTCGTGCCGCTGGACACCGACACCATCCTCGCCTCGGTCCAGAAGACGGGCCGGGTCGTCATCGTGACCGAGGCGCCGCGCACGGGCGGCTTCCACTCGGAGATCAGCGCGACGGTCGCCGAGGAGGCCATCGAGTTCCTGCGCTCGCCCATCGTCCGGGTGACGGGCTTCGACGCACCGTACCCGCCCTTCACCTCCATCGAGGACGTGTACCGCCCCAATCCAGTGCGGGTGGCGAGGGCGATCCGGCAGGTCATGGCGTACTGA
- a CDS encoding C39 family peptidase: protein MRLPALLLTSALLAGTAVLGVARLQKPELRGQEAAPAAAAPAQPETPFIPAVAPAPESAATPAEETPAPSPVPSPEPQAPTPAPPAPAPILPASASITGIRHEYQRLNNCGPVTVGMALSRWGGKLDQYDIAPRLKANRGDVNVSPEELASFARSQGMNVHLATNGDRPMLKRLLAAGFPVIVETWFITHDSGGMGHYRLLTGYDDAAQDFRALDSYMGPLKMPYGQFDELWRSFGRTFLVVLPPERQEEVRELLGSRADKATGQREALRVALAEAERRNDAVGWLNVGNAKLALGDAKGAARAFDQAFAAQPDLTLDPTRPARVVGGLPWRTLWYSFGPLEAYIRTGRYADVLRLTRAVLRDAPAHEEALYWRGRALAGLGRAAEAKSAYREALRLRPSYASARAALDGL, encoded by the coding sequence ATGCGTCTGCCTGCCCTGCTTCTGACCTCTGCCCTGCTCGCCGGGACGGCTGTGCTCGGTGTGGCCCGCCTCCAGAAGCCGGAACTGCGGGGGCAGGAGGCGGCTCCGGCAGCCGCCGCGCCAGCTCAGCCGGAAACGCCCTTCATCCCGGCGGTGGCGCCCGCCCCCGAATCCGCCGCGACCCCTGCGGAGGAGACGCCCGCGCCTTCCCCCGTGCCCAGCCCCGAACCCCAGGCACCGACCCCAGCCCCCCCCGCTCCGGCCCCCATCCTGCCCGCCTCGGCCAGCATCACGGGCATCCGGCACGAGTACCAGCGGCTGAACAACTGCGGGCCGGTGACGGTGGGCATGGCGCTGAGTCGCTGGGGCGGCAAGCTCGACCAGTACGACATCGCGCCCCGGCTCAAGGCCAACCGGGGGGACGTGAACGTGTCGCCGGAGGAGCTGGCCTCCTTCGCCCGCTCGCAGGGGATGAACGTCCACCTCGCCACGAACGGCGACCGCCCGATGCTCAAGCGGCTGCTCGCGGCGGGATTCCCGGTGATCGTGGAGACGTGGTTCATCACCCATGACAGCGGCGGGATGGGTCACTACCGATTGCTGACGGGCTACGACGACGCGGCGCAGGATTTCCGGGCGCTGGACTCGTACATGGGACCGCTGAAGATGCCCTACGGTCAGTTCGACGAGCTGTGGCGCTCGTTCGGGCGGACGTTCCTGGTCGTCTTGCCCCCCGAGCGGCAGGAGGAGGTGCGGGAGTTGCTGGGCTCCCGCGCCGATAAGGCGACCGGGCAACGTGAGGCGCTGCGGGTCGCGCTGGCCGAGGCGGAGCGAAGGAATGACGCGGTGGGCTGGCTGAATGTGGGGAACGCGAAACTCGCCCTGGGGGACGCAAAGGGCGCGGCGCGGGCCTTCGATCAGGCGTTCGCCGCCCAACCCGACCTCACGCTCGACCCGACCCGCCCGGCACGGGTGGTGGGCGGCCTGCCGTGGCGGACGCTGTGGTATTCCTTCGGACCGCTGGAGGCGTACATCCGCACCGGGCGCTACGCGGACGTGCTGCGCCTGACGCGCGCCGTCCTGCGCGACGCCCCCGCCCACGAGGAGGCCCTCTACTGGCGGGGCCGCGCGTTGGCCGGGCTCGGACGGGCAGCAGAAGCGAAGAGCGCCTACCGCGAGGCGTTGAGGTTGCGGCCCAGCTACGCCTCGGCACGGGCAGCGCTGGACGGGCTCTGA